GCAGCCCCTCGCCGCCACACATCGTCCAGCCAGCTCTCGCCGGTCAGCCGTCGGACACGGTCCAGCAGAGCCCGGTAGGCCTCCGCGTCCGCGCCGCACAGATCGGCGTCATCGACGCCCTCATGGAAGACGCCCCAGGTGAGACACGCCGAACCGTCACCGCTGCGGACACGGCTCGCGGCCTCCAGGGCCACCCCCAATCGGTGACTAGCTCCCACGGTTCACGGACTCCCTGCTCGCTGCCCCAGCGACAAGCGGGTGGGGCTCCGGCTCCGATCGGGCGGGCTACGCCGCGGCGCGAGCGGCGAGAGCGCGCGAGATCCAGGCGATGTGATTGTCGAGCGGCTTCACATCCAGGGGCAGCTCACCGGCCGCTTCGAGGGCGCCGTTGATCGTGGCGAGAGTCGACCGTTGCTTCTTGAGACGCTCGTAGACAGAGGTGGCTCGCATGCTCGGGGGCAGAGCGTTCACGGGCTGGGCCTCCTCCACTCGCGCCCGGAGGGAGTGCTCTCGGGCCTGGTCGAGGAGATGGTGGCCGCTGAACCGGTGGCAGGGCAGTCGACAGGCGCGGAGCTCTGCTGCGGCTCCGGGCACTGCGAGAAGTCGCTCGACCTCGCTGGCTTCGAGGGATCGTCCGATCTGTCCGAAGTACATGCGGGACCGCCGGCCCCCGCCGGTCTTACGGTCCTCATCCGGATCCGGCTTGGTGCGTCGCTTCGCCGAGGATTGGTCGAAGTTCTCGCCGATCGCCAGACCCGCATCAGCGGCGTCGACGCCGAGCGCTCGGAGCGCCGGCGTCACTGCACCAGCGTGACCGGCGATCACCTGGAACCCGAGCGAGGCGGCGTGCTGGTAGACGCTGGTCAGCGCTTCCAGCTTCGACGGGCCGACCTTCATCGGGCAGATCGGCGTCATCTGCAGGTAGATGCCGGAGATGAAGTGCGGGAGATCGTCCAGCAGCGCCGCGACCTGGTCGAGGCCTTGGGTGTGGCCACCGACGAAGAGCACGAACGGCTTCGGCGCGACAGAGAGTTCGCTCGCTGTCGCGAGGATGTGCTCGTACGCGGGCCGCAGGTCTTCGTCGGGCGACGCGGGCAACCAACCGGGAACGAAGTACGCGCCGGCGCCCAGCTCGGCCTGGGCTCGCATGCTTGCTTCGACGAAAGGTGCGGCCGCCGACTTGTTGACGGGTGACAGCGGCGAGGTCGGAGCCCAGCTGGCGTCGCGCAGCTTCCCGACGTCGAGGGCTGACTCGTAGCGATAGCGCCAGCCGTGTGTGTCGACGAGCAGATGCGTGCCGTGCTCGCGAAGCGTGCCGAGCAGCTCAGGCTTCTGCTCAGCCCAGGCACCGTCCACGATCGCCCACGGCAGGTCGAGGGAGGACGAGAACAAGTCGGTCGGCCCGACACAGCGGTCGACCGCCTTGTAGTTCTCCTCGCCGATGCGGGGGATGAAGCCATGACCGAAATCGGGATCCACTGGATTCTCCTTACTGGCGCCCGACGTATACTATGACGTAAGCGCGACATTCCGCTACATGTTCGGGCGACGAGGAGATCATGACGACACTCACCTCTCTGCTGGACCACCTCTACGAGGGCGACGTCGTCGACACTGCCGACCTAGCACGGGTGAGCGACAGCAATCCTCGAAGCGTGGCCAGGTGGAAGGCCGAGGCCGCAGCCCCTCGCCGAGAGGCGGAGGAGCGTCTGCTTGAGCTCCGGGCGGTCGTTGATCTCGCCCGGCGCGTCATGCGCGACGACGCAGCCCGCTTCTGGATGCGCTCGCCAAACCCAGACCTCGGCTACGAGAAGCCTCTCGACCTGGTCGCCGCCGGCCAGTACCAGCGAGTGGTCGACCTCCTGCTTGCCTTGGCGGAGGGCGTCACCATCTGAGATGCCGTCGCTCGACCCCCGGGCGCTCGGCCTGATCCCCGGAACTTCCCTCTCCGTCGTCGCCTACCGGAACCAGGCGAAGGGCTTCGACCCTCGCAGCGGCGACGGTGCGAGGCGGCTTGGTGGTCGCTTCAACCCGCCACACAGCTTCCCTGTCCTCTACCTCTGCCTGACCCGACCCTGCGTCGCGGCAGAACTGACCCGACAGGCCGAGCGCCAAGGACTTGGCGTCGAATCGCTCCTACCACGCGAGCTCTACGAAGTCAGCACCGACCTCGACAAGGTCTTGGACCTCACGGACGCCGCGACCTTGGGCTCGCTCGGCGTCGAGGAAGCCGACCTCGTGCGGGAGGACCACGGGTTCACTCAGGAGATCGGCGAGGCCGCCCACGAGCACGCCTTCCAAGCCATCCGATCACCGTCTGCCACTGGAGTCGACAACGTCTTGGCGATCTTCCCGGAGACGCTCGCCGGTGCTGTCCTCCACGTGAAACTCCTCGGCGAATGGAACAGGGCGGAGGACTTGGACGGTCTGTAGGACCGTGACCCAACGGACCCGCGCGGCCTCGATCCGCACCGCCTCAAACGCGAATCTCCGTGAGAACCGGGTTGAGAACCAAACCCGGGGAACAGCGGTCTATGGTGGATCTTGTCGGGCAACCGCTCGACGGCAAATCCCCAGGTCACCGGCAACATTCGGTACTCACGGTCACTCCCGGCCATCCCTGCTGATCGAACTACGGATCAGAAGGTTGGGGGTTCGAGTCCCTCCGAGCGCGCTGCATCAGTCCAGGTCGCCGATCTGGGACCGGTGCCGAAGGCCGTCAACCGTCGTCGAGTTCGACGTCGATCGTGTAGCGGGTGAGGAACCCCGTGACGGTCCTGCCGGAGGGTCCCGCCCGGATCGAGTACGTGTCGGTGCGGCCGTCGTCGCGGTAGCGGTAGGTGACGTCGTCGTCGAGCGTCCCGGGGGCCTGGGCGCCGCGTGGGTTCGACCACCCGCGGCGGGTCAATTCCGCCTCGTACCACTCGTAGACGTCGCTGCTCGACGTCGGCAGGTCGAGGTCGAAGGATCGGTCGAGTACGGCCGGCGAGGAGAGGTCGTCGCCATGGATGGACCTCCCTGACTCATCCTCCAGGAAACTCCGGTCCGTCTCGATGGCGCCGGGGAAGGTCAGATCGGCCTCGGGCCGGAGATCGTCCTCGCCGTAGCGGGGCCCCGGCGCACACGCCCCGATCACCAGGGTGGAGACCAAGGCGGCAGTCGTACGGCCCAGCCGGCCGCGCCAGCGGCCTGGGCTGCGGTCGTGACGCCGAGCCTGCCGCATAGCGCTGGCGGTCAGGAGCCGGGCCGCTCAGGCGCCGACCCGAGCGGTGGGCGTGAAGCGGACCGGGAGGTGCTTGATGCCGGCGACCAGGGGCGGGCCCAGGGGGACCAGGGGGACGGGGTCGCCGACGACCTCGAGGTCGGGCAGGCGGGTCAGCAGCTGGCGGAAGACCACCGAGACCTCGCGGCGGGCGAGGTGGGCGCCGAGGCAGAAGTGGGGGCCCGGGCCGCCGAAGCCGACGTGGGGGTTGGGGTCGCGGAGCACGTCGAAGCGCTCGGGGTCGTCGAACGCCCGGGGGTCGCGGTTGGCGGCGCCGTAGAGAAGAGGACGACCCGGTCGCCCTCGTGGAAATCGTGGCCGGACAGCTCGATGTCGGTGGTCGCGGTGCGTCGCATGTAGGTCACCGGCGAGGCCATGCGGACGATCTCCTCGACCGCCGTGGGGGTGACCGCGTCGAGGTCCTGCTGCCAGATCGCCCGCTGCTCGGGGTTCCGGCACAAAAGGTCGACGCCGTGGCTGATGGCGTTGCGGGTCGTGTCGTTGCCGGCCACGGCCAGCAGGATGAAGAACGGCGCCACCTCGTTCGGGGCCAGGAGCTCCTCGCCGAGGTCGTTGTGGACGAGGGCGGAGGTGAGGTCGTCCTGCGGGTTCGCCCGACGCTCCTCGGCGAGCTCGTTCATCAGCATGTTCAGGCGCATGCCGGCGTTCATGAGTGCCGCCATCGGGTCCTCGTCACCGATGAAGTCGGGGTCACCGCCGCCGAGGATCACGTTGGTGGCCTCGAGGACGGTGTCGAACTCGCTGCGGGGGATGCCCATCATGTCGCAGATCACCAGCAGCGGGAACGGCTGGGACAGGGCCTGGACCAGGTCGACCTCGCCCTGCTCGCACATGTCGTCGATGACCTCGGTGCAGATCGTCTCCACCGAGTCGAGCACGCCCTGGAGCTGCTTGGGGGTGAAGGACCGGGAGACGATGCCCCGCTGGCGGGCGTGGCGGGGGTCGTCCATGTTGATGAACGAGCCGAAGAAGTCGAGCGCCTCCACCGGGAGGTCGGGGATGGCGGTGGCGCCCTTGCCGGAGCAGAAGTCGAGCGGCCGGCGGCTCATCTCGACGACGTCGGCGTACCGGGTCGACGCGTAGAACGACTCGGTCTGCATGGTCATCGGGTTGTCGTAGCTGACGTGCAGGAACGGCCCCTCCTCCCGCAGGTCGGCGAACCGGGCCATCCGGTCGTCCAGCGGGAGCTGCCAGAAGTCGGGGTCGAGCAGCGGGTGGAGGGGGGCGACGTCGGTCATCGACCCAAGCATGCCTCTCCGCCGAGGGCCACGCCCCTGCGGCGCCGGCCGTCCGTGGATGTCAGCCGTCGAGCTCGGTGAGGCCGTGGCGGATGGCGACCAGCTCGTCGACGACCGATTCGAGGGTCGACTCGACGGCGGCGACGTCGTTCAGCTGGTGGGGTCGGACGGAGAGCTCGATCACGCGTGCGGCGGCCTCGCCGAGCCGCGCCCGCAACACCAGGAGCCCGTCATAGGTCGACGCGACCTGGCCCTCGAGGCGCGACGCCGTGTCGAGCTGGGCCTGGAGCGCCTGGGTGGTCTGGACCCGCGACGGACTGGGGGCGAGGGCCTCGACCTGGCGCAGCTCATGGTCGATGTCGGCGGTGTCGATGCGCAGGCGCGCGTGGGTGAGGCGCTGCCCGTCCTGGGCGAGCTGCCAGCACTCGCGGATGCCGGTCTCGACGTGGCCGGCGAGCAGCTGGAGCCGGTCGCGCATGGGCCCCGGCGGGGCGACCGCGACCGACGCCACGATCTCGCGTTGCGACTCGAGGGCGTCCGCCACGAAGGTTCGCCACGGCTCCTCGAGCGGCGGCGGGGTGTTGGTGACGTACGCAGGAGGCGGTGGGGCAGGTGCGGTCATCGGCCCGTCGGGCCGAGGCGGTGGAAAGCGGGGCGCCATCGGCTCGGGTTGCGAGGCGAGGAAGTCGAGCCAGTGGCGGTTGGCGAGCAGCGCGTGGACGCAGCCGCCCACCCACACCCCGAGGATGTAGATCATCCCCGCCACTCCGCGCCACCCCGAGGTGTCCGCGGTTCCGTCGGCGGCCTCCGGGGTGGAGTTCACGATCGCCAGGTAGATGATCGTCGCCACGCCGTAGCCCGCGGCCGCGGCCAGCCAGGACCGCCGCCTCGACCGGATGCCGATGTAGAGGAACGACGCCCAGGTCAGCAGGCCGCAGCACGCGATCGTCGGGAGGAGCCACATCGAGTTGCGCTCTCGCCATGGCTTCTCCCGGAGGAGCCGCTCGCCGCCTTGCACCATCTCAGCCCCTCCGGCCGCTCCGCCGTCCTGGTCGAACCCTACTGACCCGCCGTGGCGCGACCACCGGGGGTCCAGGTGCCGGCTGGACGGTCCGCCTCGCGGCGGAACCGTCGTGGCCGTCGCGCGTGCGGCGTCCGTTGGTACGTCGACGGTGTGACCGCGGACCACCCGAGCCGCACAGCGCCGGCCGGGCACTGCTGCTCGAGCGCCGAACGCCTGGCGAGGTGGTGGAGGCCAGACTGCGCCACCATGGCGTGCGCCTACCTGCTGGCGCCCCTCCCCGCGGGAAAGATGTTGCGTCGAGCGCAGGCCAGCCAGGATCTCTACGGTTTGGGCCGCCGGCGATCCCGAGCCGCACTGGAAGGAGCCGAGTCATGAGCCTCGACCTGCCCGCCGCCCACGCCCGCGCCGTCGAGAACACGCAGCGCATCGTCGACGCCATCGGGCCCGACCAGCTCCATCAGCCGACACCGTGCGGGGACTGGGACGTGGCCGAGCTGCTCCAGCACGTGATCGCCGGGAACTGGTGGGTGGTGCCGCTGGTCGGTGGCCAGACCATCGAGGAGGTGGGCGACCGCTACGACGGCGACGTGGTCGGCGCCGACCCCGCGGCCTCCTACCAGTCGTCCGGTGAGGCGGCCGTCGCCGCGTTCAACGCCCCGGGGGCCATGGACGCGCCGTGTGCGGTCTCCTACGGGCCGGTGCCGGGCAGCGTCTACTGCGGCCACCGCTTCATCGACGTGCTGGTGCACGGATGGGACCTCGCCGTCGGCACCGGCGGTGACACCGCGCTGCCCGACGACCTGGTCGAGGCGTGCATCGAGGTGGTGCTCCCGCAGCTCGACATGCTGGCCGGCAGCGCCATGTTCGGCGGGGCCCACGACCCCGGCGCCGACGTGGCGCCCCAGACCCGGTTGCTCACCCTCCTCGGCCGCGAAGGGTGAACCAGGGGCGGTGACGATGGCCGCCCCGGCCACATTGGTGGAGGCGAGCGGACCGCTCGGTCAGGGGCTGACCGCGGACCAGGAGGCGCCGGCGTCGTCCGAGCGCACGGTGTGGGTCGTGCCCTGGACCGCCACCACCTCGGCGCCGTCGGCCGAGACCGCGAAGAGCTCCTGGTCGGTCGTCGTGTCGCGGGTGGTCCACGTCGTGGCGTCGGTCGAGGTGACGACGGCGCCGCCACCGCCGACCGCGACGTAGCCGGTGTCGGTCACCGCGATCGACCGCAGGGTGTCGAGGAAGCCGAGGGCACCGGCGTCCTCCTCGGTCCAGGTCACGCCGTCGGGCGAGGTGGCAACCCGCCCGCCGATGCCCACGGCGACGTAGCCGTTCTCGCCGGCGGTCACGCCCCGCAGGGTGCCCCGGCTGGGCAGGGGGCCGACCTCGTCCCAGGTCTCGCCGTCGGGCGAGTGGAGGATGACGCCGTCCACGCCGACGGCCACGTAGCCCGCCTCGCCCAGGGTCACCGAGAACAGCGTGGTCGTGTTCTGCGACGTGACCTTCGACCAGGTGGCGCCCTGGTCCGTGGACGTCAGGATCGTGCCCCCGGCACCCACCACGACGATGCGCTCGTCGTCGCCGGCCGCCGACCACAGCTCGGCGCCGACGCCGGTCGAGGCCCGCTCGTAGGTGGCGCCGTCGGCGGAGGTGAGGATGCTCCCGTCACCGCCGGTGACGACCCACGTCCCGGCGACCTCGTTGACGCCGCGCAGCTCATGGCGACCGACCTCCTGGTGCAGCACCTCCCAGCTCCCGTCGACCAGCTCGGCCACCACGCCGCCGCTGCCGGCCGCGACCGTCGTCCCGTCGGCCAGGTGGACTCCGTAGAAGAGGGGGCTGGTGGACGCCTGGCCGGTCCACTCCTCGGTGTCCGCGGAGCGAAGGAGCGTGCCGCCGGCGCCGCCGACGACCCACACGCCGTCGCCGTAGGCGGGGCGCCAGAGCTCGACGCCGACCTCGTCGATGTCGCGCGCCTGCCAGCTCGCGCCCCCGTCGGTCGACCGGAGCACGGTGCCGTCGGCCCCGCTGGCGAGCAGCCCGTCCGGATCAGCGGTGACGCCCCGCAGGGTCTGGGTCGTGCCCGTCGTGCGAGTCGTCCAGGAGGTGCCATCGGACGAGGTCACGAGCCCGCCCCCGCCGCCGGACACGATCCACGTACCGTCGTCGGCCGTGGTGACGTCCCACCACCAGGTGCCCGGGACCGGCGCGGCGGTCGTCCAGGTGTCCCCTCGGTCCGACGAGGTGGCGATCGTGCCGTCGTCGGCGACAGCGGCCAGCTCGTATCCCGAGCCCCCTGAGCCGCCCGAGCCCTGGCCCGGGCGGGCATCGACGGCGAAGAGGTCCGCGGTCAGGCCGGCGTCGACCGTGGCCCACGTCTCCCCGCCGTCGGTCGAGCGTCGGACCGTCCCGCCCGCCCCGGTCGCGATCCACTCGCCGTCGACCGGGGTGGCCGTGACCCCGAGCAGCGGCGCGTCTGAAGTCGACTCCTGGGCCTGCCACGCGGCGCCGTCGTCGCTGGTGAGCACGGTCCCGCCCATGCCCACCACCACGCCGTGTCCCGCGGTGTCGAAGTCGATCGCCCGGAGGGTCTCTCCTGTGCCGGTGTCGATGAGCTCCCAGTCCTCGCCGTCGCTCGAGCCGGCGACCACCCCGGAGTTGCCCACGGCGACGAAGCCTTCACCGCTGTAGCCGACGTCCCAGATCAGGTTCGCGCCGGCGACCCCACCGCCCCCGCTGGG
The genomic region above belongs to Acidimicrobiales bacterium and contains:
- a CDS encoding DUF2384 domain-containing protein produces the protein MTTLTSLLDHLYEGDVVDTADLARVSDSNPRSVARWKAEAAAPRREAEERLLELRAVVDLARRVMRDDAARFWMRSPNPDLGYEKPLDLVAAGQYQRVVDLLLALAEGVTI
- a CDS encoding RES family NAD+ phosphorylase translates to MPSLDPRALGLIPGTSLSVVAYRNQAKGFDPRSGDGARRLGGRFNPPHSFPVLYLCLTRPCVAAELTRQAERQGLGVESLLPRELYEVSTDLDKVLDLTDAATLGSLGVEEADLVREDHGFTQEIGEAAHEHAFQAIRSPSATGVDNVLAIFPETLAGAVLHVKLLGEWNRAEDLDGL
- a CDS encoding TIGR03086 family protein — translated: MSLDLPAAHARAVENTQRIVDAIGPDQLHQPTPCGDWDVAELLQHVIAGNWWVVPLVGGQTIEEVGDRYDGDVVGADPAASYQSSGEAAVAAFNAPGAMDAPCAVSYGPVPGSVYCGHRFIDVLVHGWDLAVGTGGDTALPDDLVEACIEVVLPQLDMLAGSAMFGGAHDPGADVAPQTRLLTLLGREG